In Halorientalis litorea, one DNA window encodes the following:
- a CDS encoding DNA primase, whose product MTWRQATREEIYAYYAEEFPRYVDDLPDFISATGPKQYAVAFREPHPVRNDEVPDKDFIRRDTWQTDPSGDRTTAEFSSFEDVVEFVRHPARNDPLGRSEFALADPEVLEQPDPRPDAVYYALDHWERPWVLLVDIDAKEIARERAADTVSDDVDDRDDEALLDAAGILDAEPTGYPYAFEDVDQAIEYGFEVRDIFEDDFDAEETMVVYSGQGVHVYLLDTDPGHRYDEQSREVLNDLLLETYDIPIDPVVTADRRRVARLPYSLHADVCSIVQPIESPAFDVRSATPEVIGE is encoded by the coding sequence ATGACGTGGCGACAGGCAACGCGTGAGGAGATCTACGCCTACTACGCCGAGGAGTTTCCTCGCTATGTCGATGACCTGCCGGACTTTATCTCGGCGACGGGCCCGAAGCAGTACGCCGTCGCCTTCCGCGAGCCCCATCCGGTGCGCAACGATGAGGTGCCGGACAAGGACTTCATCCGGCGGGATACGTGGCAAACGGATCCATCAGGCGATCGAACGACGGCGGAGTTCAGTAGCTTCGAGGACGTCGTTGAGTTCGTTCGCCATCCCGCACGGAACGACCCACTCGGCCGAAGCGAATTCGCACTCGCTGACCCAGAAGTCTTGGAGCAACCAGATCCACGCCCCGATGCCGTCTACTACGCGCTCGACCACTGGGAGCGGCCGTGGGTCCTCCTCGTCGATATCGACGCCAAGGAGATCGCTCGGGAACGAGCCGCGGATACGGTCTCGGACGACGTCGACGACCGGGACGACGAGGCACTCCTCGACGCCGCCGGCATCCTCGACGCCGAGCCAACCGGATATCCGTACGCCTTCGAGGACGTCGACCAAGCCATCGAGTACGGGTTCGAGGTACGGGACATCTTCGAGGACGATTTCGATGCCGAGGAGACGATGGTGGTGTACAGCGGGCAGGGTGTCCACGTCTACCTGCTGGATACGGACCCGGGTCACCGGTACGACGAGCAGAGTCGCGAGGTGTTGAACGATCTCCTTCTGGAGACGTACGACATCCCGATCGACCCCGTCGTCACGGCCGACCGCCGGCGCGTCGCCCGCCTCCCCTACTCGCTCCACGCCGACGTGTGCAGCATCGTCCAACCCATCGAAAGCCCGGCGTTCGACGTGCGGTCGGCGACACCTGAGGTGATCGGCGAATGA